A stretch of DNA from Methanobacterium sp. Maddingley MBC34:
TGAAGATACAGAGATCCTCTCAAATTTATAGTAATACTACTCTAACACTCCTTTATTTAACTTATAAACTACATCAGAGTATTTAAAAAGTTCTCTATCGTCAGTGAACGTTAAAACTGTATGTTCCTTTTTTAGATTTTTTAAAATTTCCATTATGTTTATTGTGCTGGATTGAGATAGTGAAGAGGTGGGTTCATCAACTAATATGATCTGGGGGTTATTAATTAAGGCCCGAGCTATACTCGCTTTTTGCTCTTCTTCTATAGATATTTGGTTGGGATACAACCTCATACTCTCTACTCCCAGATTTTTGAGCATTTCCACAGCCATGCTCTTATTATTTTTGATCATAGGTAACATTACATTCTCTAATATGGTTAAATAAGGTAAAAGGCTGGGATAAGGCGGAACGAAACCCATTTCATTGCGTATTAAATTTACTCGTTCTTGAGGGGTGGGATTTGTAAAGTCTTCATTGGCAAAGATCACGGATCCTGAGCTAGGGCTCTCCAAAAGCCCTGCTATGCGTAAGAGAGTTGATTTTCCAGAACCCATAGGGCCTATCACCATGGATAAATTCTTTGAATTGAGTTTCAGGGATATATTGTCAAGAGCCAGAATTTCTCTACCTTTCACCTCTGGATATGACTTACTCACTGCTTTCAATTCTAAAATTTCTTTAGACAGGGTTAAAAACCTCCTTAAAACCATTTTTAGAGGCTATAAACGATGGATATAAACTTAAAATGAAGCTAAGTCCTGTTGTAAGTGTAATGGTCATGAGTATTAACCATCCGGGTAGCAACAATCCTAAGTTACTGCCAAAGATCTGGGTTAATAAAAATAATCCTAAGCTACCTAGAATCACCCCAACTGCAGATGAAATCAGTCCCAGAATGGTTCCTTCCAGAGCGAAAGTCAATAAAATTTGTTTCTCAGAAAATCCCATTATTTTAAAAAGACCCACATCCCGTCTACGCTCCAATTCATTGAAGAACATAGCGGTATACACGCCTATCACACCAATCACCAGAGCTAAACTAGCTATTCCATCTGCGAATAAAATTAAGCTTTGAATTAAATTTATTATAACATTTGCAGCCTGATTTTGTTCTAGATTTATTCCTAAGGTGGAACTGATATACTGGGTAATATTAATACTTGAAGAGTCACCCGATGATTGGTTTACATTGTTTACACTTTCCAGTCTATCTAAAAAACTGGTAACGCCCAAACCAGATCCCACTAAAATTAGAAGAACCAGAACCCCTACAGTAACACCTGTAATTGTAGAAAAATTGCGCATGCGGTTTCTACGCAAATTTTTTAGGGCTAATATGTAAATACTCATAATAATCTTCCTAATTTATTTTACATTTTAATTTATTCTTATTATAAATGTCGGAACGGGAATTAAGTTAAGGCATGGTTTGTTATAGAAAGATATTTTAATATATTTAAATGGTTAACGATTAAATCTTGCTTTTATTCTTCGGTATTGTTCTACTAGATCTTTAATCTGTTCTTCAGGATTATTCTTGGTACTATACGGTAATATTCCACCATGGAGAATAATCTCTTCTCTTTCTAACTCAATTATATTCTCAAAACCTTTATCTTTCCATAAACCAAGCCATCCCTCCTGAGGGCGTTCCAGGTTTATAATATCCATTCCTAAATGTTCGCTCCACAGTATTTTTCTAAAGTTTTCAATATTACCCTTTTTTGGAGAGTCAAAGTCGAACATTATGGCATTCATTTCCATGTTGCGGTGATTCTGGGATATTTCACTACTTCCAAACTCCTCTGAAGAACTCAATGAAGACCCGTCAAGATTAGAAGTACCAACTGTTGCCCATACATCGTCAACAATGGCTACTTTACTGTGGATATAACAATTATGCAATTTATTCTTTCCATTTAGGAATTTACCTGACCATTTGGCAAAAACTCCAATTTGAGGGTGTTCAATAATTAACTTTTCCAGATCAAGTCCCATGAATTTGAATCCGTAGTGTTGCCAGCTTCGGTATGTGGGAACGTCAGGAACTTCATTAATTAACATAATTATCTGTAAATCGGGGTTAAGTTCAACTGCTTTTTTTAAAGCTCCAATGATGTATTTATTGGTGAAATACTGGTTTTCAAGATATATGAAATCTTGGGCATTGGTAATTGCTTTTCTATAAGCTTCCAGCACTCCTGTTTCTCCATTTTTACTTAATGTTTGAGGAGTAATTGATCTTACGATTTGTAATGACTCATTTTCGACTCTTAAAAGAGGATTAAAATCGGGTAGTTTTTCTGAGGTGTTATTATTGTTTATTTCTTTATTTAAAGATTTATTTTCATTAATCTTATTGTCACCATTAAAATGCAGGTTGGAAAGATAATTCCAGAGTTCAATGAAAAATTCTTCCAGATGGCTAATCACAGGACCTTCTAAATACATTGAAACGTCATGATAAGGACCTTCATTCTTTTCAAGACGTCTTGGTTCGTTGATGTCATGTTTACTGGTATCCCAGTAACTTTGGGTGAATGGTGATCCAATTATGAATGATTTTTTTCCATCAGCAACCATGACCTTGGCATGCATGGAATAAGGG
This window harbors:
- a CDS encoding ABC-type antimicrobial peptide transport system, ATPase component (PFAM: ABC transporter), whose translation is MVLRRFLTLSKEILELKAVSKSYPEVKGREILALDNISLKLNSKNLSMVIGPMGSGKSTLLRIAGLLESPSSGSVIFANEDFTNPTPQERVNLIRNEMGFVPPYPSLLPYLTILENVMLPMIKNNKSMAVEMLKNLGVESMRLYPNQISIEEEQKASIARALINNPQIILVDEPTSSLSQSSTINIMEILKNLKKEHTVLTFTDDRELFKYSDVVYKLNKGVLE
- a CDS encoding ABC-type transport system, involved in lipoprotein release, permease component (PFAM: Predicted permease) — translated: MSIYILALKNLRRNRMRNFSTITGVTVGVLVLLILVGSGLGVTSFLDRLESVNNVNQSSGDSSSINITQYISSTLGINLEQNQAANVIINLIQSLILFADGIASLALVIGVIGVYTAMFFNELERRRDVGLFKIMGFSEKQILLTFALEGTILGLISSAVGVILGSLGLFLLTQIFGSNLGLLLPGWLILMTITLTTGLSFILSLYPSFIASKNGFKEVFNPV
- a CDS encoding phosphatidylserine/phosphatidylglycerophosphate/cardiolipin synthase codes for the protein MECKVYGQLVDDKQTPIFGIQVKAIIKDYSFFADNHSLGEVLTDKNGEFKINLTLTPELVENDKNQIRIEFLIDEKPIMSISKYLDNEIADLGIIKFDNGNIGVEGQIIDEKGEPIEGLTVIAEDIDYGKIELNALNLLKSKVKSLIKKESSIGDEGILASSLDFIKDKYSSLFFLRDDDLGSAVTDENGYYRITYPQERYLEILDKEPDIRIIVKDKLGVFEIRKTEVHHNITSVVENIEDIIINRAEIDGWQVTLNNNSPSKMTSHNNFEILIDNHQAWEKIVEVVDEAESYLYLTQFVFYPEFIPRFFSSSENPSNYNGDDTLAYKLLEAQKRGVDVKIIINENRVVPDNYDELYDYFKDSEVEVRRYPAKGPYSMHAKVMVADGKKSFIIGSPFTQSYWDTSKHDINEPRRLEKNEGPYHDVSMYLEGPVISHLEEFFIELWNYLSNLHFNGDNKINENKSLNKEINNNNTSEKLPDFNPLLRVENESLQIVRSITPQTLSKNGETGVLEAYRKAITNAQDFIYLENQYFTNKYIIGALKKAVELNPDLQIIMLINEVPDVPTYRSWQHYGFKFMGLDLEKLIIEHPQIGVFAKWSGKFLNGKNKLHNCYIHSKVAIVDDVWATVGTSNLDGSSLSSSEEFGSSEISQNHRNMEMNAIMFDFDSPKKGNIENFRKILWSEHLGMDIINLERPQEGWLGLWKDKGFENIIELEREEIILHGGILPYSTKNNPEEQIKDLVEQYRRIKARFNR